One Acetobacterium sp. KB-1 DNA segment encodes these proteins:
- a CDS encoding 4Fe-4S dicluster domain-containing protein, whose amino-acid sequence MKQKIRKGILTYSALLFSLTFFFMSPYVIIMSATNGIANGSALFFGFLLLFSIVGSRLFCGWLYPGSAIQEQAAHSNSKAWNGKWKNSSKYIIWFFLLAFVVFLWISNGPLAVNFFSMYSLDSHIFVIYMIVVTLIYIFALATGKRGMCHSLCWMAPFMIIGEKCADLLHIPRFRLKAETENCISCGRCSKKCPMSLDVVEMVKTNQMDSNECISCLECADICPKQVIKFASTPKLNDN is encoded by the coding sequence ATGAAACAAAAAATACGTAAAGGTATTCTCACCTATTCAGCCCTGCTTTTTTCCCTAACCTTTTTCTTTATGTCGCCTTATGTCATTATCATGTCGGCCACCAATGGTATAGCAAACGGTAGCGCCTTGTTTTTTGGATTCTTGCTGCTGTTCTCGATAGTCGGAAGTCGCCTGTTCTGTGGCTGGCTTTATCCAGGGAGTGCCATTCAGGAACAGGCCGCGCACTCCAACAGCAAAGCCTGGAATGGGAAATGGAAAAACAGCTCAAAATACATAATCTGGTTTTTCTTGTTAGCTTTTGTTGTCTTTTTATGGATCAGCAACGGTCCCCTCGCTGTCAATTTTTTTAGTATGTATAGTCTGGACAGCCATATTTTTGTCATCTATATGATTGTTGTCACCCTAATCTATATCTTTGCATTGGCAACGGGAAAAAGGGGTATGTGTCATAGCTTATGTTGGATGGCACCTTTTATGATCATCGGAGAAAAATGCGCGGATTTATTGCACATTCCCCGGTTCAGACTTAAAGCCGAAACTGAGAATTGTATTTCCTGTGGACGCTGCAGCAAAAAGTGCCCGATGAGCCTTGATGTTGTGGAAATGGTTAAAACCAATCAAATGGATTCAAATGAATGCATCAGTTGTCTAGAGTGTGCAGATATCTGCCCCAAACAGGTGATTAAATTTGCATCAACGCCAAAGTTAAATGATAACTAA
- a CDS encoding glycosyltransferase family A protein — MKYITFVVPCYNSEDYMKRCIDSLLLAGSDVEIIIVNDGSKDKTREIAEDYNVKYPDIIRVINKENGGHGSGVNVGLEQATGIYFKVVDSDDWLDQQALDQLMFKVRSFCQLKQKDNAFVIPDLFICNYVYDHLHEEIRHDISYKNALDEEKLCTWQDIGFFKPSQYLLMHSQIFRTSVLRESGVKLPEHTFYVDNIFAYQPLPYVKYLYYMNIDLYHYFIGRDDQSVNEDIMLKRIDQQIRVTEQMLTCVNLQVVKKKEPKLASYMCRYLSIIMSITNILLLMINSEESMLQKNKLWSQLKALDKGLYLKLKYTSMSGLTNMPGAIGRKLTISGYRVAQKLYKFN; from the coding sequence ATGAAATATATCACCTTCGTTGTCCCTTGTTATAATTCAGAAGACTATATGAAACGCTGTATTGATTCACTTTTACTTGCCGGGAGTGATGTGGAAATCATCATCGTCAATGATGGCTCAAAAGACAAAACCCGTGAAATTGCCGAGGATTATAACGTCAAGTATCCCGACATCATTCGGGTCATCAATAAAGAAAACGGCGGTCATGGTTCGGGTGTAAATGTTGGATTGGAACAGGCAACCGGGATTTATTTCAAAGTTGTGGATTCCGATGACTGGCTGGACCAACAGGCGTTGGATCAATTGATGTTTAAAGTGAGAAGTTTTTGTCAGTTGAAACAAAAAGATAACGCGTTTGTTATTCCTGATTTGTTCATCTGCAATTACGTCTATGACCATTTGCATGAGGAAATACGCCATGATATTTCTTACAAGAATGCGTTGGATGAAGAAAAACTATGTACATGGCAGGATATTGGTTTTTTTAAGCCGTCTCAATACTTGCTTATGCATTCTCAAATCTTTCGAACGTCAGTTTTGAGAGAAAGCGGCGTAAAACTTCCAGAGCATACGTTCTATGTTGACAATATTTTTGCCTATCAACCACTACCCTATGTCAAATACTTATACTATATGAATATTGATCTTTATCATTATTTCATTGGCCGTGATGACCAATCTGTGAATGAAGATATCATGCTCAAGCGAATCGATCAGCAAATCCGGGTAACCGAACAAATGCTGACCTGTGTAAATTTACAGGTTGTCAAAAAGAAAGAACCAAAACTTGCGTCATATATGTGTCGATATCTTTCAATCATCATGTCCATCACAAATATCTTATTGTTAATGATTAACTCCGAAGAATCCATGCTTCAAAAAAACAAATTATGGAGCCAGCTCAAAGCACTAGATAAAGGTCTTTATCTAAAACTGAAATACACATCCATGAGTGGATTGACCAACATGCCCGGTGCCATTGGTCGGAAACTAACAATTTCCGGCTATCGCGTTGCCCAAAAGCTTTATAAATTCAATTGA
- a CDS encoding lysylphosphatidylglycerol synthase transmembrane domain-containing protein, whose product MTIKVNKNLFYLLFFLFVMGLTMYTMLKGNDITAILLAISSMKIGYLFLAMLVALLFVILEAVIIWYLMRSLGEPNSILRCAAYSFIGYFYSAITPTAVGGQPMQLYYMRKDGNSLSKSSVILIILALFSKLVLALIGIALLVFCYAPLVYYLKNYMFLFYLGLALNIISVAVLLAAMFIPGIVRQITRSIDGFLTRIHILKFSPERQQKIENFIEGYHSAVNFLMLNKKKVLVVFILTFLQRNCLYVLTYFVYRGFSMSGTSMVTIVLLQAAIYVAVEMMPLPGAQGITELMYYAVFQGVFTNALLTPSLLVTRGLDFYFLVMISLVVVIAKPLLYQKNAISLKRVKNT is encoded by the coding sequence ATGACTATAAAAGTAAATAAAAACCTCTTTTATCTGCTCTTTTTCCTGTTCGTCATGGGGTTGACGATGTATACGATGCTTAAAGGCAATGACATTACGGCGATCCTGCTGGCCATTTCCAGTATGAAAATCGGTTACTTGTTCCTAGCCATGTTGGTGGCGCTGCTTTTTGTTATCCTTGAGGCGGTTATCATTTGGTATTTAATGCGTAGTCTTGGTGAACCGAACAGTATACTACGATGTGCGGCTTATTCGTTTATCGGCTATTTTTATTCAGCCATCACACCGACTGCTGTGGGAGGGCAGCCAATGCAGCTTTATTATATGCGGAAAGATGGAAACTCTTTATCGAAAAGTTCTGTGATATTAATAATATTGGCGCTGTTTAGCAAGCTGGTACTCGCGCTTATCGGCATTGCGCTTTTGGTCTTTTGTTATGCGCCGTTGGTTTACTATCTTAAAAACTATATGTTTTTATTTTATCTGGGCCTGGCACTTAATATTATATCCGTCGCCGTTTTGCTTGCTGCCATGTTCATCCCAGGAATTGTTCGCCAAATTACGCGATCGATTGATGGATTTCTAACTCGAATCCATATCCTTAAATTTTCGCCGGAACGTCAGCAAAAAATCGAAAACTTTATTGAAGGTTACCATAGCGCTGTCAATTTTTTAATGCTTAACAAAAAGAAAGTTCTGGTTGTTTTTATCTTGACGTTTCTGCAACGAAACTGTTTGTATGTTCTTACCTATTTTGTATACCGGGGATTTTCTATGAGTGGAACTTCAATGGTCACGATTGTATTACTTCAGGCGGCAATTTACGTGGCAGTCGAAATGATGCCCTTACCCGGAGCTCAAGGTATTACCGAATTGATGTACTATGCCGTCTTCCAAGGGGTCTTTACAAACGCATTGTTAACGCCGTCACTGTTAGTAACCCGGGGGTTGGACTTCTACTTCCTGGTGATGATTAGTTTGGTTGTTGTCATTGCCAAGCCGTTACTCTATCAGAAAAACGCGATATCATTAAAAAGAGTAAAGAACACCTGA
- a CDS encoding flavodoxin family protein, with amino-acid sequence MKLCVLSGNPKKDGLCQSVIDAAKLGATDGGAEVDEIRLCDYELIRCKVCGDGWGPCRDENFCTFGNDGFDEIVARIEASDAIILVSPVYWGETTEAWKSFIDRLRRCEFNGQKVLRDKQILMIASAGGTGNGLLTSLEQMDRFCRHTGMVIFDYIGVNRWNSDYKRVAAKAAAYAIASGRKTEKR; translated from the coding sequence ATGAAACTATGTGTTTTGTCAGGTAATCCCAAAAAAGATGGGTTATGTCAGTCTGTAATTGATGCGGCAAAGCTGGGTGCAACCGATGGCGGAGCCGAGGTAGATGAAATAAGATTGTGTGATTACGAACTAATACGATGCAAAGTATGTGGTGACGGTTGGGGGCCTTGTCGAGATGAAAATTTCTGTACGTTTGGAAATGATGGCTTTGATGAAATTGTCGCTCGGATCGAAGCAAGTGATGCCATCATTTTGGTCTCACCTGTCTATTGGGGAGAAACAACCGAAGCATGGAAAAGCTTTATTGATCGACTTCGTCGTTGCGAATTTAATGGGCAAAAAGTCTTGCGTGATAAGCAGATTCTAATGATTGCTTCAGCCGGAGGAACCGGAAATGGACTCTTAACCAGTCTTGAACAGATGGATCGTTTCTGTCGACATACCGGTATGGTTATTTTTGACTATATTGGCGTGAACCGTTGGAATAGTGATTATAAACGAGTTGCAGCGAAAGCCGCCGCTTATGCAATCGCAAGTGGCCGAAAAACGGAGAAAAGATGA
- a CDS encoding MFS transporter codes for MKENINKAKSNWNILLVILMAVFVMVIDTTAMNVSIENVVKDLNTNVSTVKGVMSLYTLVMASCMLLGAKLSDIIGKKKAFIYGLLIYCVGTLTAALSANIMMLAIGWSVIEGIAAAIMMPAVLSILISNYEGRDRAKAMSIYATVAAVALAVGPIIGGAVTTYLSWRVIFGGEVMVAIIALVFSGVIPKDFIVKENRPKIDFVGFWFSALGLFLIVLGLLTAQDYGWFYAKQPFEIGGVTLSLFGLSASFIMILFGIAFLFMLLMWLRKRVKNNKAVLFHPQIFSNRIFSPAIFVYLFGQMTFSGIMFCMPVFMQNALGYNAFNTGISLMPLSIALLISSLFVTRLIYRFSPKIMLVAGLISLLTGITLMRMPFWGNFTDISGSSFISAFLFIGFGVGIAFSVAYNLALSNVNIEWKNEGSGLLTTFQNLGASASVAVLGTVLFSSVFGYIAQGILDSSILNTTDMTKNEIRELLIQNVETFKEVVEPKIASIVTNAMSMSMDLVGIVLTVIVSIGLLLAVFVLPNVKLKE; via the coding sequence ATGAAAGAAAATATAAACAAAGCGAAGAGTAACTGGAATATATTATTGGTCATTTTAATGGCAGTATTTGTCATGGTGATTGATACAACCGCAATGAATGTATCGATAGAAAATGTCGTAAAGGATCTAAATACAAACGTTAGTACGGTCAAGGGGGTAATGTCATTATATACATTAGTCATGGCATCCTGTATGCTTTTAGGAGCGAAACTGTCTGATATTATCGGAAAGAAAAAAGCATTTATATATGGATTATTGATTTACTGTGTGGGTACCTTAACGGCGGCATTGAGTGCAAATATCATGATGTTAGCAATTGGATGGTCGGTGATTGAAGGGATTGCAGCAGCAATCATGATGCCGGCAGTTTTATCAATACTAATCAGCAATTACGAAGGCCGTGACCGTGCAAAAGCAATGTCTATATATGCGACAGTTGCAGCAGTAGCCTTGGCAGTCGGACCGATTATCGGCGGAGCAGTAACCACATATTTATCATGGCGCGTTATCTTTGGTGGTGAAGTGATGGTTGCTATAATTGCATTAGTATTTTCAGGGGTGATACCAAAAGATTTTATTGTAAAAGAAAACCGACCGAAAATAGATTTTGTGGGTTTTTGGTTTTCAGCTTTAGGATTGTTTTTGATTGTTTTAGGACTATTAACAGCACAGGACTATGGCTGGTTTTATGCCAAGCAGCCATTTGAAATTGGCGGGGTTACTCTCTCATTATTTGGATTATCGGCCTCTTTTATCATGATCTTATTCGGAATTGCATTTTTGTTTATGCTTTTAATGTGGTTGAGAAAACGGGTAAAAAACAATAAAGCGGTTTTATTTCATCCCCAGATATTTAGTAACCGTATATTTTCACCCGCCATATTCGTGTATTTATTTGGGCAGATGACATTTTCAGGAATTATGTTCTGCATGCCAGTATTTATGCAAAATGCATTGGGTTATAATGCGTTCAATACCGGGATCAGTTTAATGCCACTGTCGATCGCACTGTTGATATCGTCATTATTTGTGACACGATTGATTTACCGTTTTTCACCTAAAATTATGCTTGTTGCTGGTTTAATTTCGTTGCTGACAGGTATTACCTTGATGAGGATGCCGTTTTGGGGGAATTTTACCGATATCAGTGGTAGCAGTTTTATTTCCGCCTTTCTTTTTATCGGGTTTGGTGTGGGGATTGCATTCAGTGTGGCCTATAACCTCGCATTATCAAACGTCAATATAGAATGGAAAAACGAAGGCTCAGGATTATTAACGACATTTCAGAACCTTGGTGCATCTGCTAGTGTCGCAGTTTTAGGAACAGTATTGTTTTCAAGTGTATTTGGTTATATTGCCCAGGGGATACTTGATTCAAGTATTTTAAATACTACGGATATGACAAAAAATGAAATTCGCGAATTACTCATTCAGAATGTAGAGACATTTAAAGAAGTGGTAGAACCGAAAATAGCGAGTATTGTAACCAATGCAATGTCGATGTCAATGGATTTAGTAGGAATTGTTCTTACGGTAATTGTAAGTATCGGATTACTGCTGGCAGTTTTCGTATTACCAAACGTAAAACTGAAAGAGTAG
- the glf gene encoding UDP-galactopyranose mutase has product MKVNYLIVGAGLTGLTFANLLAQNENNKILIIEKRHHIGGNAYDSYNANHILIHNYGPHIFHTNNQTVWDYLSQFTEWCDYQHRVLSFVDGQFIPMPITLETINQLYNTNFSQFEMVDFIESQKESVVPIKSSEDVALNNAGRDIYEKFFMNYTTKQWGVAPSELDPAVISRIPFRFNRDTRYFTDRYQGIPKAGYTKMCEQMIDRPNIKVMLNTDYKEVRDAIDYDKMIYTGPIDYFYDHQFGKLKYRSVRFEMEDHDCESFQKSAVVNYPNDYDFTRITEYKKITGQQGRKTTIMKEFPCDGEEPFYPFPTKEWQELYLLYKAKADAEKNVIFAGRLAEYRYYNMDAVVDQAMRFFEMRFL; this is encoded by the coding sequence ATGAAAGTAAACTATCTCATTGTTGGAGCAGGTTTGACAGGACTGACCTTTGCCAATCTGTTGGCACAAAATGAAAATAATAAAATACTGATCATTGAAAAACGCCATCATATCGGTGGCAACGCTTATGACAGTTATAACGCAAATCATATCCTGATTCACAACTATGGCCCTCATATCTTTCATACCAATAATCAGACGGTTTGGGATTACCTGAGTCAATTCACCGAATGGTGTGATTATCAGCATCGGGTCTTAAGCTTTGTGGACGGACAGTTTATTCCCATGCCCATTACGCTGGAAACCATTAATCAGCTCTATAACACCAACTTTTCGCAGTTTGAGATGGTTGATTTTATTGAAAGCCAAAAGGAAAGCGTGGTACCGATTAAAAGTAGCGAGGATGTGGCCTTAAACAATGCGGGTAGGGACATCTATGAAAAATTCTTTATGAACTATACCACGAAACAATGGGGCGTGGCGCCAAGTGAATTGGACCCGGCGGTTATATCCCGAATACCTTTTCGTTTCAATCGCGATACCCGTTATTTTACCGATCGCTATCAGGGGATTCCCAAAGCGGGTTATACTAAAATGTGTGAGCAAATGATCGATCGTCCGAACATAAAAGTAATGCTGAATACGGATTATAAAGAAGTGCGCGACGCGATTGACTATGACAAGATGATCTATACCGGTCCAATTGATTATTTTTATGACCATCAATTCGGTAAACTGAAATATCGAAGCGTTCGTTTTGAGATGGAAGATCATGATTGTGAATCGTTTCAAAAATCCGCGGTCGTCAATTATCCCAACGATTATGATTTCACTCGAATTACCGAATACAAAAAAATAACAGGACAGCAAGGCCGTAAAACCACAATCATGAAAGAATTTCCGTGTGATGGAGAAGAGCCTTTTTATCCATTTCCGACAAAGGAATGGCAAGAACTTTATTTACTGTACAAAGCAAAAGCCGATGCCGAAAAAAACGTTATTTTTGCCGGTCGGCTCGCGGAGTATCGCTATTATAATATGGATGCTGTGGTTGACCAGGCGATGCGATTTTTTGAAATGCGATTTTTATAA